In Streptomyces sp. 840.1, one DNA window encodes the following:
- a CDS encoding DUF6274 family protein, translating to MTASTGEGLRVDEGFRADEGFRAGTSGTPVTPGTSNMPSTSATTGTPATPTAAAAVARTATTATTATTATTATREPVRRRTVARSAPRHEIRALLRAHLAAATGYRHLTRHCAVCARLLRLAMEPVTAPVAGGATEDPAGPPGAPAGPQKGAPRAAGEPYREDPSPPPADAPSPEGSGPARGPGVGQRVGPGVGPVRDGRSSARRAEDEGPPAT from the coding sequence ATGACGGCATCCACGGGCGAGGGGCTCCGGGTCGACGAGGGGTTCCGGGCCGACGAGGGATTCCGGGCCGGCACGTCGGGCACACCAGTCACACCGGGCACTTCGAACATGCCGAGCACGTCTGCCACAACGGGCACGCCCGCAACGCCCACCGCGGCCGCCGCGGTCGCCAGGACCGCCACAACTGCCACGACTGCCACGACTGCCACGACTGCCACCCGCGAACCGGTCCGGCGCCGGACGGTGGCGCGGAGCGCTCCCCGACACGAGATCCGCGCCCTGTTGCGCGCCCATCTGGCGGCCGCCACCGGCTACCGCCACCTCACCCGGCACTGCGCGGTCTGCGCCCGGCTGCTGCGGCTGGCCATGGAGCCCGTGACGGCGCCTGTGGCGGGCGGAGCGACCGAAGACCCGGCCGGTCCGCCCGGGGCGCCCGCAGGGCCTCAGAAGGGCGCACCGCGGGCCGCCGGGGAGCCGTACAGGGAGGACCCGTCACCGCCGCCCGCCGACGCACCGTCACCTGAAGGCTCCGGCCCGGCCCGTGGGCCGGGCGTCGGGCAGCGCGTCGGGCCGGGCGTCGGGCCGGTCCGTGACGGCCGGTCCTCCGCCCGGCGGGCGGAGGACGAAGGTCCTCCCGCCACGTGA
- the bldC gene encoding developmental transcriptional regulator BldC has product MTARTPDAEPLLTPAEVATMFRVDPKTVTRWAKAGKLTSIRTLGGHRRYREAEVRALLAGIPQQRSEA; this is encoded by the coding sequence ATGACCGCTCGCACCCCTGATGCCGAGCCGCTGCTGACCCCGGCTGAGGTTGCCACGATGTTCCGCGTGGACCCGAAGACGGTTACCCGTTGGGCCAAGGCAGGCAAGCTCACGTCCATCCGCACGCTCGGTGGACATCGCCGGTACCGCGAGGCAGAGGTCCGCGCACTGCTTGCGGGTATTCCGCAGCAGCGCAGCGAGGCCTGA
- a CDS encoding Glu/Leu/Phe/Val dehydrogenase dimerization domain-containing protein: protein MTDVTGEPVDALHTLFHSDQGGHEQVVLCQDRASGLKAVIAIHSTALGPALGGTRFYPYASEQAAVADALNLARGMSYKNALAGLDHGGGKAVIIGDPEAFEGDRRTELLLAYGRSVASLGGRYVTACDVGTYVADMDVVARECRWTTGRSPENGGAGDSSVLTAFGVFQGMRASAQHLWGDPTLRGRKVGVAGVGKVGHHLVEHLLADGAQVTITDVREESVRRITEKHPGVAVAADTETLIRTAGLDIYAPCALGGALNDDTVPVLTASVVCGAANNQLAHPGVEKDLADRAILYAPDYVVNAGGVIQVADELHGFDFERCRTKAAKIFDTTLAIFARAKSDGIPPAAAADRIAEQRMADAAAGL from the coding sequence GTGACCGATGTGACCGGCGAGCCTGTCGACGCACTGCACACCCTGTTCCACTCGGATCAGGGTGGCCACGAACAAGTCGTGCTCTGTCAGGACCGTGCCAGCGGCCTCAAGGCCGTCATCGCCATCCACTCCACCGCCCTGGGCCCGGCCCTGGGCGGTACCCGTTTCTACCCGTACGCCTCCGAGCAGGCCGCCGTCGCGGACGCGCTGAACCTCGCACGCGGCATGTCGTACAAGAACGCCCTGGCCGGGCTCGACCACGGTGGCGGCAAGGCCGTCATCATCGGAGACCCGGAGGCCTTCGAGGGCGACCGCAGGACCGAACTGCTCCTGGCCTACGGCCGGTCCGTGGCCTCGCTCGGCGGCCGCTACGTGACGGCCTGCGACGTCGGCACGTACGTCGCCGACATGGACGTCGTGGCCCGCGAGTGCCGCTGGACCACCGGCCGCTCCCCCGAGAACGGCGGCGCCGGCGACTCATCGGTGCTCACCGCGTTCGGCGTCTTCCAGGGCATGCGGGCCTCGGCCCAGCACCTCTGGGGCGACCCGACGCTGCGTGGCCGGAAAGTGGGGGTCGCCGGAGTCGGCAAGGTCGGCCACCACCTGGTCGAGCACCTGCTGGCGGACGGGGCCCAGGTCACGATCACCGATGTGCGCGAGGAGTCCGTGCGCCGGATCACCGAGAAGCACCCCGGGGTCGCCGTCGCGGCGGACACCGAAACCCTGATCCGCACCGCGGGCCTGGACATCTACGCCCCGTGCGCCCTCGGCGGCGCACTGAACGACGACACCGTTCCGGTGCTCACCGCCTCGGTGGTGTGCGGCGCGGCCAACAACCAGCTCGCCCACCCGGGTGTGGAGAAGGACCTGGCCGACCGCGCGATCCTGTACGCACCCGACTACGTGGTGAACGCCGGCGGCGTCATCCAGGTCGCGGACGAGCTGCACGGCTTCGACTTCGAGCGGTGCCGGACCAAGGCGGCGAAGATCTTCGACACGACGCTGGCCATATTCGCACGTGCGAAGAGTGACGGCATTCCGCCGGCCGCCGCGGCCGACCGGATCGCCGAACAGCGGATGGCCGACGCCGCCGCCGGCCTCTGA
- a CDS encoding DUF3073 domain-containing protein, which produces MGRGRAKAKQTKVARQLKYSSGGTDLSRLANELGASPSSQPPNAEPFEDDDEEDDPYAQYADQYNDDDDEDEDDQSGPSSQRRGA; this is translated from the coding sequence ATGGGGCGCGGCCGGGCAAAGGCCAAGCAGACAAAGGTCGCCCGTCAGCTGAAGTACAGCAGCGGCGGGACTGACCTGTCGCGTCTGGCCAATGAGCTGGGCGCATCACCTTCGAGTCAACCACCGAACGCCGAGCCGTTCGAGGATGACGACGAGGAGGATGACCCGTACGCACAGTACGCGGATCAGTACAACGACGACGATGACGAGGACGAGGACGATCAGTCCGGTCCGTCGTCACAGCGCCGCGGCGCTTGA
- the purM gene encoding phosphoribosylformylglycinamidine cyclo-ligase, which yields MSETTGASYAAAGVDIEAGDRAVELMKEWVKKTQRPEVAGLGGLGGFAGLFDASALKRYERPLLASATDGVGTKVDLARQMGVYDTIGHDLVGMVVDDLVVCGAEPLFMTDYICVGKVHPERVAAIVKGIAEGCVLAGCALVGGETAEHPGLLGPDDFDVAGAGTGVVEADRLLGPDRIRKGDAVIAMASSGLHSNGYSLVRHVVFDRAGWTLDRQVEEFGRTLGEELLEPTRIYSLDCLALTRTTEVHGFSHVTGGGLANNLARVIPDGLHATVDRSTWTPGAVFDLVGKAGQVEQLELEKTLNMGVGMIAIVPAESADAALTTLADRGVDSWIAGEITDRGAHTTGAELVGGYAR from the coding sequence ATGTCTGAGACAACAGGTGCTTCCTACGCGGCAGCGGGCGTCGACATCGAGGCCGGCGACCGTGCCGTCGAGCTGATGAAGGAGTGGGTGAAGAAGACCCAGCGCCCCGAGGTCGCGGGCCTCGGCGGCCTCGGCGGCTTCGCCGGACTCTTCGACGCCTCGGCCCTCAAGCGCTACGAGCGTCCGCTGCTCGCCTCCGCCACCGACGGCGTCGGCACCAAGGTCGACCTCGCCCGCCAGATGGGCGTGTACGACACGATCGGCCACGACCTCGTCGGCATGGTCGTGGACGACCTGGTCGTCTGCGGTGCCGAACCGCTCTTCATGACCGACTACATCTGCGTCGGCAAGGTGCACCCCGAGCGTGTCGCGGCCATCGTCAAGGGCATCGCCGAAGGCTGTGTGCTGGCGGGCTGCGCCCTGGTCGGCGGCGAGACCGCCGAGCACCCCGGCCTGCTCGGCCCGGACGACTTCGACGTCGCCGGCGCCGGTACGGGCGTGGTGGAGGCCGACAGACTGCTGGGCCCCGACCGCATCCGCAAGGGTGACGCCGTCATCGCGATGGCGTCGTCCGGGCTTCACTCCAACGGGTACTCGCTCGTCCGCCACGTCGTCTTCGACCGGGCCGGCTGGACGCTGGACCGCCAGGTCGAGGAGTTCGGCCGGACGCTCGGCGAGGAGCTCCTGGAGCCCACCAGGATCTACTCCCTGGACTGCCTGGCGCTGACCCGTACGACCGAGGTGCACGGCTTCAGCCACGTCACCGGCGGTGGCCTGGCCAACAACCTGGCCCGGGTCATCCCGGACGGGCTGCACGCGACGGTGGACCGCTCCACCTGGACGCCCGGCGCGGTCTTCGACCTCGTCGGCAAGGCCGGTCAGGTCGAGCAGCTGGAGCTGGAGAAGACGCTGAACATGGGCGTCGGCATGATCGCGATCGTCCCGGCCGAGTCGGCCGACGCGGCCCTGACGACACTGGCCGACCGAGGCGTCGACTCCTGGATCGCCGGCGAGATCACCGACCGAGGCGCGCATACGACGGGCGCGGAGCTCGTGGGCGGGTACGCGCGCTGA
- the purF gene encoding amidophosphoribosyltransferase: MPRGDGRLNHDLLPGEKGPQDACGVFGVWAPGEEVAKLTYFGLYALQHRGQESAGIAVSNGSQILVFKDMGLVSQVFDETSLGSLQGHIAVGHARYSTTGASVWENAQPTFRATAHGSIALGHNGNLVNTAQLAEMVADLPRKDGRATQVAATNDTDLVTALLAGQTDDEGKPLTIEEAATKVLPDVKGAFSLVYMDEHTLYAARDPQGIRPLVLGRLERGWVVASESAALDICGASFVREIEPGELIAIDENGLRTSRFAEAKPKGCVFEYVYLARPDTDIAGRNVYLSRVEMGRKLAAEAPVEADLVIATPESGTPAAVGYAEASGIPFGVGLVKNAYVGRTFIQPSQTIRQLGIRLKLNPLKEVIKGKRLVVVDDSIVRGNTQRALVRMLREAGAAEIHIRISSPPVKWPCFFGIDFATRAELIANGMSVDEIATSMGADSLSYISIDAMIEATTIDKPNLCRACFDGEYPMELPDPELLGKQLLETELAAGPAATAAADALRRP; this comes from the coding sequence GTGCCTCGTGGTGATGGACGACTCAACCACGACCTGCTCCCCGGAGAGAAAGGCCCCCAGGACGCTTGCGGCGTCTTCGGTGTCTGGGCTCCGGGCGAAGAGGTCGCCAAGCTCACCTATTTCGGACTGTATGCCCTGCAGCACCGTGGACAGGAGTCCGCGGGCATCGCAGTGAGCAACGGGTCCCAGATCCTGGTCTTCAAGGACATGGGACTGGTCTCGCAGGTCTTCGACGAAACTTCCCTGGGATCGCTCCAGGGCCATATCGCGGTCGGTCATGCCCGCTACTCCACCACCGGTGCCTCGGTGTGGGAGAACGCGCAGCCGACGTTCCGTGCGACCGCGCACGGCTCGATCGCCCTGGGTCACAACGGCAACCTGGTGAACACGGCCCAGCTCGCCGAGATGGTCGCAGACCTCCCGCGCAAGGACGGCCGCGCCACCCAGGTCGCCGCGACCAACGACACCGATCTGGTGACCGCGCTGCTCGCCGGCCAGACCGATGACGAGGGCAAGCCGCTCACGATCGAGGAAGCCGCCACCAAGGTGCTTCCCGACGTGAAGGGCGCCTTCTCCCTCGTCTACATGGACGAGCACACCCTCTACGCCGCCCGTGACCCGCAGGGCATCCGCCCGCTGGTGCTCGGCCGCCTCGAGCGTGGCTGGGTGGTGGCCTCCGAGTCCGCCGCCCTCGACATCTGCGGTGCCAGTTTCGTCCGCGAGATCGAGCCGGGCGAGCTCATCGCCATCGACGAGAACGGCCTGCGCACCTCCCGGTTCGCGGAAGCGAAGCCCAAGGGCTGTGTCTTCGAGTACGTGTACCTGGCCCGCCCCGACACCGATATCGCCGGGCGGAACGTCTACCTCTCCCGCGTGGAGATGGGCCGCAAGCTGGCCGCCGAGGCCCCGGTCGAGGCGGATCTGGTCATAGCGACCCCGGAATCCGGCACTCCTGCCGCCGTCGGCTACGCGGAGGCCAGCGGAATCCCGTTCGGCGTCGGACTGGTCAAGAACGCCTACGTCGGCCGGACCTTCATCCAGCCGTCCCAGACGATCCGGCAGCTGGGTATCCGGCTCAAGCTGAACCCGCTCAAGGAAGTCATCAAGGGCAAGCGCCTGGTGGTCGTCGACGACTCGATCGTCCGCGGCAACACCCAGCGCGCGCTGGTCCGGATGCTCCGCGAGGCGGGCGCCGCCGAGATCCACATCAGGATCTCGTCCCCCCCGGTGAAGTGGCCCTGCTTCTTCGGGATCGACTTCGCGACCCGCGCCGAGCTGATCGCCAACGGCATGTCCGTCGACGAGATCGCCACGTCGATGGGGGCCGACTCGCTCTCGTACATCTCGATCGACGCGATGATCGAGGCGACGACGATCGACAAGCCGAACCTCTGCCGCGCCTGCTTCGACGGCGAGTACCCGATGGAGCTCCCCGACCCGGAGCTGCTCGGCAAGCAGCTGCTGGAGACCGAGCTGGCGGCAGGCCCTGCGGCGACCGCCGCGGCCGACGCGCTGCGCCGTCCGTGA
- a CDS encoding maleylpyruvate isomerase family mycothiol-dependent enzyme, with amino-acid sequence MPPSQKRVRRYDPVRTRTAVLAQFAHVRAAVAALTDRQLEGPSGLGTWTVRELAVHLTMALSHVSQNLELPEPALAKPEVTLLEWPFSTAGRAGRIAEDVAESAAAGHQDLGALYGEVADRFEAVVAGASQDRLLPTRVGVMRLGDFLVTRAVELVVHTYDLNEAAGLDIPYDRQALAACTRLLADALAEKAPGGSVEVRVPPFAVVQCVQGPKHTRGTPPNVVETDPVTWFRLATGRAEWAQALDAAKVSASGERADLAALLPLMS; translated from the coding sequence ATGCCGCCGTCCCAGAAGCGCGTCCGCCGCTATGACCCGGTCAGGACCCGCACCGCGGTCCTGGCGCAGTTCGCCCATGTCCGAGCAGCCGTCGCTGCCCTGACGGACCGGCAGCTCGAAGGGCCGAGCGGTCTCGGTACCTGGACGGTGCGAGAGCTGGCCGTCCACCTGACCATGGCGCTCTCGCACGTCAGTCAGAACCTGGAGCTCCCCGAGCCGGCCCTCGCCAAGCCCGAGGTCACGCTGCTGGAGTGGCCGTTCTCCACCGCCGGGCGGGCCGGACGCATCGCGGAGGACGTGGCGGAGTCGGCCGCCGCAGGTCACCAGGATCTGGGCGCGCTGTACGGGGAGGTGGCCGACCGCTTCGAGGCGGTCGTGGCCGGCGCCTCCCAGGACCGCCTGCTGCCCACCCGGGTCGGTGTCATGCGGCTCGGCGACTTCCTGGTCACCCGGGCCGTGGAGCTGGTCGTCCACACGTACGACCTCAACGAGGCGGCCGGGCTCGACATCCCGTACGACCGCCAGGCCCTCGCCGCCTGTACCCGGTTGCTCGCCGACGCGCTGGCGGAGAAGGCGCCGGGCGGTTCGGTCGAGGTGCGGGTCCCGCCGTTCGCCGTCGTCCAGTGCGTCCAGGGCCCGAAGCACACCCGGGGCACGCCGCCCAACGTCGTCGAGACCGACCCGGTCACCTGGTTCCGGCTGGCCACCGGGCGGGCGGAGTGGGCGCAGGCACTCGACGCGGCGAAGGTCAGCGCCAGCGGCGAGCGAGCCGACCTCGCCGCACTGCTTCCCTTGATGAGCTGA
- a CDS encoding TetR/AcrR family transcriptional regulator: protein MTEGLSLRERKKIQTRRRLLSEAMTLFTERGFDQVSVAEIAEAADVSKMTVFNYFDSKEDLVFAPMEEHIGDVAQVVRDRQPGESAVAAVRRHFLTAVEDRDASVGMSDSPLALGILQLIQQTPALLTRAHAFFVLTFDQLTDVLVEEGEESAIARIVASQLIGTRNALITENHRRLLAGESAEEIAADAVAIAGRGFDLLEKGLGDYATRARGDD, encoded by the coding sequence ATGACTGAGGGGCTGAGCCTGCGCGAGCGCAAGAAGATCCAGACGCGACGGCGTCTGCTGAGTGAGGCCATGACGCTCTTCACCGAGCGTGGCTTCGACCAGGTCTCGGTCGCGGAGATCGCTGAAGCGGCCGATGTGTCGAAGATGACGGTCTTCAACTACTTCGACAGCAAAGAGGACCTGGTCTTCGCACCGATGGAGGAACACATCGGTGACGTCGCTCAGGTGGTGCGCGACCGGCAGCCCGGTGAGTCCGCCGTGGCCGCCGTGCGCCGCCACTTCCTGACCGCCGTCGAGGACCGGGACGCCTCGGTGGGTATGAGCGATTCGCCGCTGGCGCTCGGGATTCTTCAGCTCATCCAGCAGACGCCCGCCCTGCTCACCCGGGCCCATGCCTTCTTCGTGCTCACCTTCGATCAGCTGACCGATGTCCTGGTCGAAGAGGGTGAGGAGTCGGCCATTGCGCGCATCGTGGCCTCCCAGCTCATCGGCACTCGCAACGCGCTGATCACCGAGAACCACCGCCGGCTGTTGGCGGGGGAGTCGGCCGAGGAGATCGCGGCGGACGCCGTGGCGATCGCCGGGCGCGGATTCGACCTGCTCGAGAAGGGGCTGGGCGACTACGCGACCCGGGCTCGGGGCGACGACTGA
- a CDS encoding M23 family metallopeptidase gives MSVRKAVMVLYRVCWIAFFVMVVISLFPRPPFPYWLTWVPAAAAVALGLTTGRRGRAAMADPPSAVEVGPPVTGRWKALNSPADKVPSHGVHAYGQTYAIDIVAEPGTGPATGPEPVAAPESLAMPESLAAPESPAVPEGEPAPPSRPKFRAVWPIARRNHHFPAFGAPLLAVADGTVVHASHDSRDHLSRNSFPALVYLMLIEASVRDMRGAGAVVGNHIVLDLGDGTYAMYAHLRHGSLRVRAGERVRAGQQLAECGNSGNSTEPHVHFQLMDDPDLDVAVGIPFTWRGAGVPGNGEIFTVGAAVHGSPAEEPRGAQAT, from the coding sequence ATGTCCGTCCGTAAAGCTGTCATGGTGTTGTACCGGGTCTGCTGGATCGCCTTCTTCGTGATGGTGGTCATCAGCCTCTTTCCCCGGCCGCCGTTCCCGTACTGGCTGACCTGGGTGCCTGCCGCCGCCGCGGTCGCCCTCGGCCTGACGACGGGGCGCAGGGGCCGGGCCGCGATGGCGGACCCGCCGTCCGCGGTGGAGGTCGGGCCGCCGGTGACGGGGCGCTGGAAGGCCCTGAACAGCCCTGCGGACAAGGTGCCCAGCCACGGGGTGCACGCCTACGGGCAGACGTACGCGATCGACATCGTGGCGGAGCCCGGGACGGGGCCCGCGACGGGGCCCGAGCCTGTCGCGGCACCCGAGTCCCTTGCGATGCCTGAGTCCCTTGCGGCGCCCGAGTCCCCTGCGGTGCCCGAGGGCGAGCCGGCTCCGCCCTCCCGCCCGAAGTTCCGCGCCGTGTGGCCGATAGCCCGGCGGAACCACCACTTCCCGGCCTTCGGGGCGCCGCTCCTCGCGGTGGCCGACGGCACGGTCGTGCACGCCTCGCACGACAGCCGCGACCACCTCAGCCGCAACTCCTTCCCGGCGCTCGTCTACTTGATGCTGATCGAGGCGTCCGTGCGGGACATGCGCGGTGCCGGCGCCGTCGTCGGAAACCACATCGTGCTTGACCTGGGCGACGGCACCTATGCCATGTACGCCCATCTGCGACACGGGTCGCTCCGGGTACGGGCGGGGGAGAGGGTCCGGGCCGGGCAGCAGCTCGCCGAGTGCGGAAACTCCGGGAATTCCACCGAACCGCATGTGCATTTCCAGCTGATGGACGATCCGGACCTGGATGTGGCGGTGGGAATTCCATTTACCTGGCGGGGGGCGGGAGTGCCGGGCAACGGCGAGATATTCACGGTCGGGGCAGCAGTTCACGGAAGTCCGGCCGAGGAGCCGAGAGGTGCTCAGGCCACCTGA
- a CDS encoding helix-turn-helix transcriptional regulator — protein sequence MELEERVSELERRLEALMGDHRDVPRPTGADFWALEGLKQQLSEAGAADGGVMYTGAVRLPTGERYEWQYGALTEQLLGAGSDGKADEAGGPAGPGDSGEPGGLGGPGRPGGGGSGADWSDAAESFAALGHPVRLRLLREILGGRRTAAELAALDETGTTGQIYHHLRQLTGAGWLHTTGRGRYEVPGVRVVPLLVVLTAARP from the coding sequence ATGGAGCTGGAGGAGCGGGTCTCGGAACTGGAGCGTCGGCTTGAGGCGCTCATGGGTGACCACAGAGATGTGCCGCGTCCGACAGGGGCCGACTTCTGGGCCCTTGAAGGGCTCAAGCAGCAGCTTTCCGAGGCCGGTGCGGCCGACGGCGGGGTGATGTACACCGGTGCGGTCCGGCTGCCGACGGGCGAGCGGTATGAGTGGCAGTACGGCGCGCTCACGGAGCAGCTGCTGGGAGCCGGCTCCGACGGAAAGGCGGACGAGGCGGGTGGCCCGGCTGGTCCGGGTGATTCCGGTGAACCTGGCGGTCTTGGTGGGCCCGGTAGGCCTGGTGGCGGGGGTTCGGGTGCCGACTGGTCGGATGCCGCCGAGTCGTTCGCCGCGCTCGGGCATCCGGTGCGGCTGCGGTTGCTGCGGGAGATCCTCGGTGGTCGGCGCACGGCCGCAGAGCTCGCCGCGCTCGACGAGACCGGTACGACGGGGCAGATCTACCACCATCTGCGTCAGCTGACCGGCGCGGGCTGGCTGCACACGACGGGCCGGGGACGGTACGAGGTCCCGGGCGTACGGGTGGTGCCGCTGCTGGTGGTCCTCACGGCGGCCAGGCCCTGA
- the purL gene encoding phosphoribosylformylglycinamidine synthase subunit PurL has protein sequence MSLDTVKHAAETPDTEQPWKDLGLKEDEYARIREILGRRPTGAELAMYSVMWSEHCSYKSSKVHLKQFGEKVPENEAMLVGIGENAGVVDVGQGYAVTFKVESHNHPSYIEPYQGAATGVGGIVRDILAMGARPVAVVDPLRFGAADHPDTRRVLPGVVAGIGGYGNCLGLPNIGGEVVFDACYQGNPLVNAGCIGVMKHEDIHLAQASGPGNKVILYGARTGGDGIGGVSVLASETFDSTGPAKRPAVQVGDPFQEKLLIECTLEIFKEKLVAGIQDLGGAGLSCATSELASAGSGGMRVELDTVPLRDSSLSPEEILMSESQERMCAIVEPQHVDRFLEICEKWDVIATVIGEVTEGSQLEIFWHGEQIVDVPPRSVAHEGPTYHRPFARPSWQDALQADDAGKLARPANGAELREQVLRLVSSPNQASKSWITDQYDRFVQGNTVLAMPEDAGMVRIDEESNLGVAMATDGNGRYAKLDPYTGAQLALAESYRNVAASGAKPLAISDCLNFGSPEDPDVMWQFAEATRGLADGCLELGTPVTGGNVSLYNQTGETAIHPTPVVAVLGVIDDVTRRTPVAFKEEGQLLYLLGDTDEEFGGSAWSEVIHNHLGGMPPKVDLGREKLLGEILISASRDGMIDAAHDLSDGGLIQAVTESCLRGGKGARLVVPDGLDAFTFLFSESAGRAIVSIPRSEELRFNDMCGARGLPVVRIGVVDGEEIEVQGEFSIPLSELRTAHEGTIPALLA, from the coding sequence ATGAGCCTGGACACGGTCAAGCACGCGGCCGAAACCCCGGACACCGAGCAGCCCTGGAAGGACCTCGGCCTCAAGGAGGACGAGTACGCCCGGATCCGCGAGATCCTGGGCCGCCGTCCCACCGGCGCCGAGCTCGCCATGTACTCCGTGATGTGGTCCGAGCACTGCTCCTACAAGAGCAGCAAGGTCCACCTCAAGCAGTTCGGCGAGAAGGTCCCCGAGAACGAAGCGATGCTCGTCGGCATCGGCGAGAACGCCGGTGTGGTCGACGTCGGTCAGGGTTACGCGGTCACCTTCAAGGTCGAGTCGCACAACCACCCCTCGTACATCGAGCCCTACCAGGGCGCGGCCACCGGCGTCGGCGGCATCGTCCGCGACATCCTCGCCATGGGCGCCCGCCCGGTCGCGGTCGTCGACCCGCTGCGCTTCGGCGCGGCCGACCACCCCGACACCCGGCGCGTCCTGCCGGGCGTCGTCGCGGGCATCGGCGGCTACGGCAACTGCCTGGGCCTGCCGAACATCGGCGGCGAGGTCGTCTTCGACGCCTGCTACCAGGGCAACCCGCTCGTCAACGCCGGCTGCATCGGCGTGATGAAGCACGAGGACATCCACCTCGCCCAGGCCTCCGGGCCCGGCAACAAGGTCATCCTGTACGGCGCCCGCACCGGCGGCGACGGCATCGGCGGCGTCTCGGTGCTGGCCTCGGAGACCTTCGACTCGACCGGTCCGGCCAAGCGCCCGGCCGTCCAGGTCGGCGACCCGTTCCAGGAGAAGCTCCTCATCGAGTGCACCCTGGAGATCTTCAAGGAGAAGCTCGTCGCGGGCATCCAGGACCTCGGCGGCGCCGGGCTCTCCTGTGCCACCTCCGAGCTGGCCTCGGCCGGTTCGGGCGGCATGCGCGTCGAGCTGGACACCGTGCCGCTGCGCGACTCCTCCCTCTCGCCCGAGGAAATCCTCATGAGCGAGTCGCAGGAGCGCATGTGCGCGATCGTCGAGCCGCAGCACGTGGACCGCTTCCTGGAGATCTGCGAGAAGTGGGACGTCATCGCCACCGTTATCGGTGAGGTGACCGAGGGCTCCCAGCTGGAGATCTTCTGGCACGGCGAGCAGATCGTGGACGTGCCGCCGAGGTCCGTCGCCCACGAGGGCCCGACCTACCACCGCCCGTTCGCCCGCCCGTCCTGGCAGGACGCGCTGCAGGCCGACGACGCCGGAAAGCTGGCCCGTCCGGCCAACGGCGCGGAGCTGCGCGAGCAGGTCCTGCGGCTGGTCTCCTCCCCGAACCAGGCCTCGAAGTCCTGGATCACGGACCAGTACGACCGGTTCGTGCAGGGCAACACCGTGCTCGCGATGCCCGAGGACGCCGGAATGGTCCGCATCGACGAGGAGTCCAACCTCGGCGTGGCCATGGCGACCGACGGCAACGGCCGGTACGCCAAGCTCGACCCGTACACCGGCGCGCAGCTCGCGCTGGCGGAGTCGTACCGCAACGTAGCCGCCTCCGGCGCCAAGCCGCTCGCCATCTCGGACTGCCTGAACTTCGGTTCGCCCGAGGACCCGGACGTCATGTGGCAGTTCGCCGAGGCCACCCGTGGTCTGGCGGACGGCTGCCTGGAGCTGGGCACCCCGGTCACCGGCGGCAACGTCTCGCTGTACAACCAGACCGGCGAGACGGCGATCCACCCGACGCCGGTCGTGGCCGTGCTCGGTGTGATCGACGACGTCACCCGGCGTACGCCGGTCGCCTTCAAGGAAGAGGGCCAGCTCCTCTACCTGCTCGGCGACACGGACGAGGAGTTCGGCGGCTCGGCCTGGTCCGAGGTCATCCACAACCACCTCGGCGGCATGCCGCCCAAGGTCGACCTGGGCCGCGAGAAGCTGCTCGGCGAGATCCTGATCTCGGCATCCCGCGACGGCATGATCGACGCGGCGCACGACCTGTCCGACGGCGGCCTGATCCAGGCGGTCACCGAGTCCTGCCTGCGCGGCGGCAAGGGTGCCCGGCTGGTCGTGCCGGACGGCCTGGACGCGTTCACCTTCCTGTTCTCCGAGTCCGCGGGACGCGCGATCGTCTCGATCCCGCGCAGCGAGGAGCTCCGCTTCAACGACATGTGCGGGGCGCGGGGTCTGCCCGTGGTCCGGATCGGTGTCGTGGACGGCGAGGAGATCGAGGTCCAGGGCGAGTTCAGCATTCCGCTGAGCGAGCTGCGCACGGCGCACGAGGGAACCATCCCGGCGTTGCTCGCGTAG